The Styela clava chromosome 10, kaStyClav1.hap1.2, whole genome shotgun sequence genome window below encodes:
- the LOC120337735 gene encoding uncharacterized protein LOC120337735 isoform X1 codes for MRFGVWIRIAFVIIAFVMATAMNRSVCAQIKEIFVSGLRILSPSLSKCNFLGGVCIRKYKDGKLLSQGDCEFHNGLDIANEIKLNIARKNCDVKYGGRCFKYVLHSTSDVVYEEAKLLCDEIGWTVANIYDDDHYKMIKQYLSSTMAPLRKIYLWTGMTFKRREVLQRSGEKIIVSSSIWYEGYPSTDSRYTGMAIEVDNDKNEKHQGVYNFPPDEPLYGALCEL; via the exons ATGCGTTTTGGTGTTTGGATTAGAATCGCCTTTGTAATAATAGCATTTGTGATGGCAACTGCGATGAATAGAAGTGTTTGCGCACAAATAAAAG AAATTTTCGTAAGTGGACTACGAATTCTTTCACCTTCTC TATCCAAATGTAATTTCTTAGGCGGAGTCTGTATTCGCAAGTACAAAGATGGAAAATTATTATCTCAAGGTGATTGTGAA TTCCATAATGGATTGG ATATTGCCAACGAAATTAAACTCAATATTGCAAGAAAAA ATTGCGATGTTAAATACGGCGGTAGATGTTTCAAATATGTACTGCATTCAACTTCTGATGTCGTGTATGAAGAGGCAAAACTACTATGCGATGAAATTGGTTGGACTGTGGCAAACATATACGATGATGATCActataaaatgataaaacaatACTTGTCTTCAACAATGGCTCCTCTGCGGAAAATATATCTTTGGACCGGGATGACCTTCAAG CGAAGAGAGGTATTGCAACGTTCCGGAGAAAAGATTATAGTCTCTTCCAGCATATGGTACGAAGGTTATCCTTCCACGGACTCAAGATATACAGGCATGGCGATAGAAGTTGATAATGACAAGAACGAGAAGCACCAAGGAGTTTATAACTTTCCGCCAGACGAGCCACTTTATGGAGCTTTGTGTGAATTGTAA
- the LOC120337735 gene encoding uncharacterized protein LOC120337735 isoform X2 encodes MRFGVWIRIAFVIIAFVMATAMNRSVCAQIKGGVCIRKYKDGKLLSQGDCEFHNGLDIANEIKLNIARKNCDVKYGGRCFKYVLHSTSDVVYEEAKLLCDEIGWTVANIYDDDHYKMIKQYLSSTMAPLRKIYLWTGMTFKRREVLQRSGEKIIVSSSIWYEGYPSTDSRYTGMAIEVDNDKNEKHQGVYNFPPDEPLYGALCEL; translated from the exons ATGCGTTTTGGTGTTTGGATTAGAATCGCCTTTGTAATAATAGCATTTGTGATGGCAACTGCGATGAATAGAAGTGTTTGCGCACAAATAAAAG GCGGAGTCTGTATTCGCAAGTACAAAGATGGAAAATTATTATCTCAAGGTGATTGTGAA TTCCATAATGGATTGG ATATTGCCAACGAAATTAAACTCAATATTGCAAGAAAAA ATTGCGATGTTAAATACGGCGGTAGATGTTTCAAATATGTACTGCATTCAACTTCTGATGTCGTGTATGAAGAGGCAAAACTACTATGCGATGAAATTGGTTGGACTGTGGCAAACATATACGATGATGATCActataaaatgataaaacaatACTTGTCTTCAACAATGGCTCCTCTGCGGAAAATATATCTTTGGACCGGGATGACCTTCAAG CGAAGAGAGGTATTGCAACGTTCCGGAGAAAAGATTATAGTCTCTTCCAGCATATGGTACGAAGGTTATCCTTCCACGGACTCAAGATATACAGGCATGGCGATAGAAGTTGATAATGACAAGAACGAGAAGCACCAAGGAGTTTATAACTTTCCGCCAGACGAGCCACTTTATGGAGCTTTGTGTGAATTGTAA
- the LOC120338193 gene encoding uncharacterized protein LOC120338193, with translation MKPEVTTGPIAKRDLGPCNLHNCTKRDIQENFENAYGLDEWLFTSLKDEEVFYHVPDRLRLPLIFYYAHPAVVFVNKLLSAGVIKERVNRYFETIFETGVDEMTWDDTENFRMGGSYQWPSVEEARQYRKTVRDIVTRVIEETPLQHPIDHDNPFWVIMMGIEHERIHLETSSVLIRQLPVHMVQKPNGWIYGPLKSESPILENPMCGAGNKTIAIGKEFTSAIYGWDNEYGKRIMDVPKFEASKYPVTNGQFLKFVEAGGYDDQTLWSKCGWKWKTFRQTRHPTFWVCSKSCKSGCGSTLSSYSHCNMKTEKESFGLRLMFDVVDLPLDWPVEVNYYEAKAFCAWKGEDFRLPTEAEHHVMRSLPPFNSEDETMSNVKPLAKNVGFSYGSSTPVDYYPPSEAGFCDIFGNIWEWTEDDFNGLPGGKTDYLYDDFSTPCYDGKHTVIMGGSWASTGDEASRYARFHFRRHFFQHLGFRLARTKSKSSPSPALFVKTPTYLSGMGVEESNFDAAHIDSIMIKPIQTESASKQIRNDTEEVLHSLIKEQYLSCSSIHMLLSIHQKDPPFLRDSSPPYRALVIGCGPGRIPFQLTKIFHEVIGCDPSGRCIDFAIKLSKEGNLKMSLQQNENKNENQDNVEQKTIIRLPEGTNTERVKFKQVTWIPVEFGTFDLVVVDGMDRAQNERAWRAMLPILMKGKNSMAVLLKQSEKSDTREKFDHEIFPNHKEKVWEEWKSSLIYRN, from the exons ATGAAGCCAGAGGTTACCACGGGACCAATTGCAAAAAGAGATTTAGGGCCATGCAACCTTCATAATTGTACTAAAAG AGATAttcaagaaaattttgaaaatgcgtATGGACTGGACGAGTGGCTCTTCACGTCGTTGAAag ATGAAGAAGTGTTTTATCATGTTCCTGACCGTCTTCGCCTTCCATTGATATTTTATTACGCACATCCAGCAGTTGTTTTCGTGAATAAACTCTTGTCAGCTGGAGTGATTAAG gAGCGTGTGAACAGATATTTTGAAACCATTTTTGAAACTGGTGTTGACGAAATGACATGGGATGACACAGAAAATTTCAGAATGGGAGGATCGTATCAATGGCCCTCTGTCGAAGAAGCGAGGCAGTATCGAAAGACA gTTAGAGATATTGTTACAAGAGTGATCGAAGAGACTCCTTTACAGCATCCCATTGACCACGATAATCCATTCTGGGTAATAATGATGGGAATCGAACACGAGAGAATTCATTTAGAAACATCATCCGTGCTTATTCGCCAACTTCCTGTTCATATGGTACAGAAACCAAACGGTTGGATTTATGGTCCATTGAAATCTG AATCTCCTATTTTGGAAAATCCTATGTGTGGTGCTGGAAACAAAACTATTGCAATCGGAAAAGAATTTACATCAGCAATATATGGTTGGGACAACGAATATGGAAAACGAATAATGGA TGTTCCAAAATTTGAAGCATCGAAATATCCCGTGACAAATGGACAGTTTCTGAAATTTGTGGAAGCAGGTGGTTACGACGATCAAACCCTTTGGAGTAAATGCGGTTGGAAGTGGAAAACTTTTCGACAGACCAG gCATCCTACTTTTTGGGTATGTTCGAAATCTTGTAAATCCGGATGCGGGTCAACTTTATCGTCGTATTCGCATTGCAACATGAAAACAGAGAAAGAGAGTTTCGG atTGCGTTTGATGTTTGACGTAGTGGATCTTCCGTTAGATTGGCCCGTTGAGGTAAATTATTACGAAGCCAAGGCATTCTGCGCATGGAAAGGAGAAGACTTTAGATTGCCCACTGAAGCAGAACATCATGTGATGCGCTCTTTGCCGCCTTTCAATTCCGAAGATGAAACCATGAGCAATGTCAAACCTCTGGCAAAAAATGTGGGGTTTTCATATGGTTCTTCTACG cCAGTTGACTATTATCCTCCATCAGAGGCTGGATTTTGCGACATTTTTGGCAATATATGGGAATGGACAGAGGATGATTTCAATGGGCTGCCTGGTGGAAAAACTGATTATTTATACGATGATTTCTCTACTCCGTGCTATGATGGCAAACACACAGTAATAATG GGAGGTAGCTGGGCGTCTACGGGAGATGAAGCTTCAAGATATGCAAGATTTCATTTTAGACGACACTTTTTTCAGCATTTAGGTTTTCGACTTGCAAGAACAAAATCAAAAAGTTCGCCTTCCCCGGCACTGTTTGTTAAAACTCCGACTTACTTATCTGGAATGGGTGTAGAAG AAAGCAACTTTGATGCAGCTCACATTGATTCTATAATGATAAAACCCATCCAAACTGAAAGCGCCAGTAAACAAATACGAAACGACACAGAAGAAGTCCTTCATTCATTAATAAAGGAGCAATACCTGTCATGTTCCAGTATCCACATGCTTTTATCGATTCATCAAAAAGATCCGCCTTTTCTACGTGATTCATCTCCGCCATATAGAGCTCTTGTCATTGGTTGCGGACCAGGAAGGATTCCTTTTCaactaacaaaaatatttcatgag GTGATTGGCTGTGACCCATCGGGAAGATGCATCGACTTTGCAATAAAGCTCAGCAAAGaaggaaatttgaaaatgtcgCTGCAACAAAATG agaataaaaatgaaaaccaaGATAACGTGGAACAAAAAACCATCATTAGATTACCGGAAGGAACAAACACCGAAAGAGTTAAATTTAAACAG GTTACTTGGATTCCAGTAGAGTTTGGAACATTTGATTTGGTTGTTGTTGACGGTATGGATAGAGCTCAAAATGAGAGAG CATGGCGTGCAATGCTTCCAATACTTATGAAGGGCAAAAATAGCATGGCAGTGTTGCTAAAACAGTCCGAAAAGTCGGATACCCGTGAAAAATTCGATCACGAGATATTTCCGAACCATAAAGAGAAGGTCTGGGAAGAATGGAAATCTTCGCTCATATACagaaattga